The following are from one region of the Cyanobium gracile PCC 6307 genome:
- a CDS encoding GGDEF domain-containing protein, with the protein MLAPPAPADEQERLSQLRSLGILDTPPEERFDRVTRMARRIFDVPIALVSLVDENRQWFKACFGLEVRETERRISFCGHTILNKEALVIEDTWKDVRFADNPLVTGAPNIRFYAGHPLHTLGGQAVGTLCIIDREPRRFDQDDLAMLSDMAGLVEREIMAVQLAICDELTRISNRCGFLTLGKYSLDLCRRQLFPAMMIFFDLDRFKSINDNYGHAEGDRALKLFAEQMRESFRTSDLFARLGGDEFVALLTNMNLDAIHALISRFDAALQERCTSLGLPYSIDFSYGTVAFEPFKHSCVEDMLMDADRAMYTDKFSKPRCSAGVPSGG; encoded by the coding sequence ATGCTTGCCCCCCCCGCCCCAGCCGATGAACAGGAGCGCCTTTCCCAGCTCAGGTCACTAGGCATCCTGGACACTCCACCGGAGGAGCGTTTCGATCGCGTGACGCGCATGGCTCGCCGCATCTTCGACGTGCCGATCGCCCTGGTGTCACTGGTTGATGAAAATCGGCAATGGTTCAAGGCCTGCTTCGGCCTCGAAGTTCGTGAAACCGAGCGGCGGATCTCCTTCTGTGGGCACACGATTCTGAACAAGGAGGCGCTTGTCATCGAGGACACATGGAAGGATGTCCGTTTCGCGGACAACCCACTGGTGACAGGAGCGCCGAATATCCGCTTTTATGCGGGTCACCCCTTGCATACCCTCGGCGGCCAGGCGGTGGGAACGCTGTGCATCATCGATCGTGAGCCCCGCAGGTTCGATCAGGACGACCTTGCGATGTTGTCGGACATGGCCGGGCTGGTGGAGCGAGAGATCATGGCCGTCCAACTGGCCATTTGTGACGAGCTGACACGAATCTCGAATCGCTGCGGATTCTTGACACTGGGCAAGTACAGCCTGGACCTATGCAGGCGGCAACTCTTCCCAGCCATGATGATCTTCTTCGATCTGGACAGGTTCAAGTCCATCAACGATAACTACGGTCACGCAGAGGGCGATCGTGCGTTGAAGCTCTTTGCGGAGCAGATGAGAGAGTCGTTCCGCACGTCGGATCTTTTTGCTCGGCTAGGAGGCGACGAATTCGTCGCCTTGCTGACCAATATGAATCTCGATGCAATCCATGCTCTCATCTCACGATTTGACGCCGCACTTCAGGAACGTTGCACCAGTCTCGGCCTGCCTTATTCCATAGACTTCTCCTATGGCACAGTGGCCTTTGAACCGTTCAAGCATTCCTGTGTCGAAGACATGCTGATGGACGCCGATCGTGCCATGTACACAGACAAGTTCTCGAAGCCGCGTTGTTCCGCAGGTGTCCCTTCGGGCGGCTGA
- a CDS encoding mechanosensitive ion channel domain-containing protein, whose protein sequence is MDLERLQKLFTAPLLPLGRQSFSLLWVVEVLLLLLAVSLAARWLKRLLAGRVLRWFSLPEGRREAVATLFSMGLAALGYVVVAQGMGLDIGALAVIFGALGVGIGFGLQELTRNLTSGLTLLMEGKLKVGDQIEFGDTSGFIREISIRSTVIRTFQGAEIVVPNSAITNAPVKNLSYLSSDGRVDVEVTVAHGSDPLAVTEVLLEAALAEPTVLADPPPKVLLHGLQGQGMAFELWAWTSAIHASLSLRSSLNYAIEQGLRERRIELAGSRQQIQLLSSRRAGEEDGAGPDWRPLRTSLPDHPCYSSMDDRRLRELVGSGARRLVPAGTVLVRQGEEGRSFHLVLSGAVDAIHETDRVSRKLFTFTAGEFFGELPLLLQVPYPTTMVAAEDTTLFVVPSGSFRALLASRPEFADTVAREVARRSDVLRSYEDCLRQRGLLEDADMGHPLQWFRERLRRVLAGRPAMASVETEAG, encoded by the coding sequence GTGGATCTCGAGCGCCTTCAGAAGCTGTTCACCGCCCCGCTGCTGCCGCTGGGTCGCCAGAGCTTCTCCCTGCTCTGGGTCGTGGAGGTGCTGCTGCTGCTGCTGGCTGTGAGCCTGGCGGCGCGCTGGCTGAAGCGGTTGCTGGCCGGACGGGTGCTGCGCTGGTTCTCCCTGCCCGAGGGGCGGCGCGAGGCGGTGGCCACCCTCTTCTCGATGGGGCTGGCGGCGCTGGGCTATGTGGTGGTGGCCCAGGGGATGGGGCTCGACATCGGCGCCCTCGCCGTGATCTTCGGGGCCCTGGGGGTGGGGATCGGCTTCGGCCTGCAGGAGCTCACCCGCAACCTCACCAGTGGCCTCACCCTTCTGATGGAGGGGAAGCTGAAGGTGGGTGATCAGATCGAGTTCGGCGACACCAGCGGCTTCATCCGTGAGATCTCGATCCGCTCCACCGTGATCCGCACCTTCCAGGGCGCCGAGATCGTGGTGCCCAATTCGGCCATCACCAATGCGCCGGTGAAGAACCTCAGCTACCTGAGCTCCGATGGCCGGGTGGATGTGGAGGTGACGGTGGCCCACGGCAGTGACCCCCTGGCCGTGACCGAGGTGCTGTTGGAGGCGGCCCTGGCCGAACCGACGGTGCTGGCCGATCCGCCGCCGAAGGTGCTGCTGCACGGGCTCCAGGGCCAGGGGATGGCGTTCGAGCTATGGGCCTGGACCTCGGCGATCCACGCCAGCCTCAGCCTGCGCAGCTCGCTGAATTACGCGATCGAGCAGGGCCTGCGCGAGCGCCGCATCGAACTGGCCGGGTCCCGCCAGCAGATCCAGCTGCTCTCCTCCCGTCGCGCCGGGGAAGAGGACGGAGCCGGCCCGGACTGGCGCCCCCTGCGGACGTCCCTGCCCGACCATCCCTGCTACAGCAGCATGGACGATCGGCGCCTGCGGGAACTGGTGGGCAGCGGCGCCCGCCGTCTGGTGCCCGCCGGCACGGTGCTGGTGCGGCAGGGGGAGGAAGGCCGCTCCTTCCACCTGGTGCTGAGCGGCGCGGTGGATGCGATCCACGAAACCGACCGGGTGAGCCGCAAGCTGTTCACCTTCACGGCCGGGGAGTTCTTCGGCGAACTGCCGCTGCTGCTGCAGGTGCCCTACCCCACCACGATGGTGGCGGCCGAGGACACGACGCTATTCGTCGTTCCCAGTGGCAGCTTCCGCGCCCTGCTGGCCTCACGGCCCGAATTCGCCGACACCGTCGCCCGTGAGGTGGCCCGCCGCAGCGACGTGCTGCGCAGCTACGAGGATTGCCTGCGCCAGCGCGGCCTGCTCGAGGACGCCGACATGGGCCACCCCCTGCAATGGTTCCGCGAGCGGTTGCGGCGGGTGCTGGCCGGACGCCCCGCCATGGCCTCGGTGGAAACGGAGGCCGGTTGA